The proteins below come from a single Tenuifilum thalassicum genomic window:
- a CDS encoding fibronectin type III domain-containing protein codes for MKKILSLLLLLAVLPVALIAQDGTTCENALDAVVGTNTADCSSGDQWFKYTATLDGVMKVSTCGLTNEDTYVKVFDGCGGQEIGSNDDYCNRQSEITIDVISGVTYYIVWENWYTSAVFDWTIEEYEPQPGETCNSALDASSGTNTADCSSGSQWFKYTATRDGKIVLSSCGLTTDSTDVSVYQSCGGSSMNLNDLCSVGQSEIQFNAVMGTTYYINWIDYNNGTFNWTLSEEDWGPGETCTTAIEAVAGTNTADCTGGDRWFKYTATRDGKIAISNCGLTGDNTGLEIYTDCGSYPVYDGNYCGSGQRQVQLQGQVGVTYYIRWTDGSSGTFDWTLSEEDWGPGETCTTAIEAVAGTNTADCTGGDRWFKYTATRDGKIAISNCGLTGDNTGLEIYTDCGSYPVSYGNSCGSGQSQVQVQGQVGVTYYIRWTDGSSGTFDWTLSEEDWGPGETCTTAIEAVAGTNTADCTGGDRWFKYTATRDGKIAISNCGLTGDNTGLGIYTDCGSYPVSYGNSCGSGQRQVQLQGQVGVTYYIRWTDGSSGTFDWTLSEEDWGPGETCTTAIEAVAGTNTADCTGGDRWFKYTATRDGKIAISNCGLTGDNTGLEIYTDCGSNPVYYENYCGSGQRLVKLQGQVGITYYIKWTDGSSGTFDWTLSEEDWGPGETCTTAIEAVAGTNTADCTGGDRWFKYTATRDGKIAISNCGLTGDNTGLEIYTDCGSYPVYYGIYCGSGQRLVKLQGQVGITYYIKWSDYSSGTFDWTLSEEDWGPGETCTTAIEAVAGTNTADCTGGDRWFKYTATRDGKIAISNCGLTGDDTALEIYTDCGSYPVSFGNSCGSGQRQVQLQGQVGVTYYIRWTVGISGTFDWTLSEEDWGPGETCTTAIEAVAGTNTADCTGGDRWFKYTATRDGKITISNCGLTGDNTRLEIYTDCGSYPVYYGNYCGSGQRLVKLQGQVGVTYYIRWTDGSSGTFDWTLSEEDWGPGETCTTAIEAVAGTNTADCTGGDRWFKYTATRDGKITISNCGLTGDDTALGIYTDCGSYPVYYENYCGRGQRLVKLQGQVGITYYIRWYDYSSGTFDWTLSEEDWVPGETCTTAIEAVAGTNTADCTGGDRWFKYTATRDGKITISNCGLTGDNTGLEIYTDCGSYPVYYENYCGSGQRLVKLQGQVGITYYIKWTDGSSGTFDWTLSEEDWGPGESCTTAIEAVAGTNTADCTGGDRWFKYTATRDGKIAISNCGLTGDNTGLDIYTDCRSYPVYYGNYCGSGQRKIQFPIQAGTTYYIRWTVGSSGTFDWTLSEEDWGPGETCKTAIEAVAGTNTADCTGGDRLFKYTATIDGVLTVSTCGLTNGDTYVKVYDECGGLEIGRSDDYCGYQSQLSIPVTLGNIYYIKWDDSWYSGQFDWSISLKPNTPANLSINNVTQTGFTLQWQEVPGADGYIIDIATDEEFTSFVSGYAGKEVLNENSAEITGLTPNTTYYIRIKSFEGSDESDYSSPYAATTIKVVPQAPVAFAASDVTSAGFTASWGSVTEADGYKIDVSSDADFSSFVLGYNGRDVQGATSHDVQGLSANTTYYYRVRAYNNGGDSDFSNIITVTTLSTGINPNSYNAVSVFPNPSDGIFNVDLGGSRNATVQVIDLTGRIVKQFEVKNQSTFKLNIESKGLYLLRIRVDKTTAEFKVSVQ; via the coding sequence GTGGGAGTCAATGGTTTAAGTATACAGCAACTAGAGATGGAAAAATAGTTTTGAGTAGCTGCGGGCTTACAACAGATAGTACTGATGTTTCGGTTTATCAAAGTTGTGGTGGTAGTTCGATGAATTTGAATGATTTATGTAGTGTGGGGCAAAGCGAAATTCAATTTAATGCGGTTATGGGTACTACCTATTATATTAACTGGATAGACTACAATAATGGCACATTTAATTGGACTTTAAGCGAGGAGGACTGGGGTCCAGGGGAGACATGCACGACGGCCATAGAAGCGGTAGCAGGGACAAATACGGCCGACTGCACAGGCGGTGACAGGTGGTTCAAGTACACGGCCACGCGCGATGGGAAGATAGCCATAAGCAACTGTGGGCTAACCGGCGATAATACAGGGCTTGAAATCTATACCGATTGTGGATCCTATCCGGTATACGATGGAAATTACTGTGGTAGCGGGCAGCGCCAGGTACAGCTACAAGGACAGGTTGGTGTAACCTACTACATTAGATGGACTGACGGTAGTTCTGGCACCTTTGATTGGACCCTGAGCGAGGAGGACTGGGGTCCAGGGGAGACATGCACGACGGCCATAGAAGCGGTAGCAGGGACGAATACGGCCGACTGCACAGGCGGTGACAGGTGGTTCAAGTACACGGCCACGCGCGATGGGAAGATAGCCATAAGCAACTGTGGGCTAACCGGCGATAATACAGGGCTTGAAATCTATACCGATTGTGGATCCTACCCGGTGTCCTATGGCAACAGCTGTGGTAGCGGGCAGAGCCAGGTACAGGTACAAGGACAGGTTGGTGTAACCTACTACATTAGATGGACTGACGGTAGTTCTGGCACCTTTGATTGGACCCTGAGCGAGGAGGACTGGGGTCCAGGGGAGACATGCACGACGGCCATAGAAGCGGTAGCAGGGACGAATACGGCCGACTGCACAGGCGGTGACAGGTGGTTCAAGTACACGGCCACGCGCGATGGGAAGATAGCCATAAGCAACTGTGGGCTAACCGGCGATAATACAGGGCTTGGTATCTACACCGATTGTGGATCCTACCCGGTGTCCTATGGCAACAGCTGTGGTAGCGGGCAGCGCCAGGTACAGCTACAAGGACAGGTTGGTGTAACCTACTACATTAGATGGACTGACGGTAGTTCTGGCACCTTTGATTGGACCCTGAGCGAGGAGGACTGGGGTCCAGGGGAGACATGCACGACGGCCATAGAAGCGGTAGCAGGGACGAATACGGCCGACTGCACAGGCGGTGACAGGTGGTTCAAGTACACGGCCACGCGCGATGGGAAGATAGCCATAAGCAACTGTGGGCTAACCGGCGATAATACAGGGCTTGAAATCTATACCGATTGCGGGTCAAATCCGGTATACTATGAAAATTACTGTGGTAGCGGACAGCGCCTAGTAAAGCTACAAGGACAGGTTGGCATAACCTACTACATTAAATGGACTGACGGTAGTTCTGGCACCTTTGATTGGACCCTGAGCGAGGAGGACTGGGGTCCAGGGGAGACATGCACGACGGCCATAGAAGCGGTAGCAGGGACGAATACGGCCGACTGCACAGGCGGTGACAGGTGGTTCAAGTACACGGCCACGCGCGATGGGAAGATAGCCATAAGCAACTGTGGGCTAACCGGCGATAATACAGGGCTTGAAATCTATACCGATTGTGGATCCTATCCGGTATACTATGGAATTTACTGTGGTAGCGGACAGCGCCTAGTAAAGCTACAAGGACAGGTTGGCATAACCTACTACATTAAATGGTCTGACTACAGTTCTGGCACCTTTGATTGGACCCTGAGCGAGGAGGACTGGGGTCCAGGGGAGACATGCACGACGGCCATAGAAGCGGTAGCAGGGACGAATACGGCCGACTGCACAGGCGGTGACAGGTGGTTCAAGTACACGGCCACGCGCGATGGGAAGATAGCCATAAGCAACTGTGGGCTAACCGGCGATGATACAGCGCTTGAAATCTATACCGATTGTGGATCCTACCCGGTGTCCTTTGGCAACAGCTGTGGTAGCGGGCAGCGCCAGGTACAGCTACAAGGACAGGTTGGTGTAACCTACTACATTAGATGGACTGTCGGTATTTCTGGCACCTTTGATTGGACCCTGAGCGAGGAGGACTGGGGCCCAGGGGAGACATGCACGACGGCCATAGAAGCGGTAGCAGGGACGAATACGGCCGACTGCACAGGCGGTGACAGGTGGTTCAAGTACACGGCCACGCGCGATGGGAAGATAACCATAAGCAACTGTGGGCTAACCGGCGATAATACAAGGCTTGAAATCTATACCGATTGTGGATCCTATCCGGTATACTATGGAAATTACTGTGGTAGCGGACAGCGCCTAGTAAAGCTACAAGGACAGGTTGGTGTAACCTACTACATTAGATGGACTGACGGTAGTTCTGGCACCTTTGATTGGACCCTGAGCGAGGAGGACTGGGGTCCAGGGGAGACATGCACGACGGCCATAGAAGCGGTAGCAGGGACGAATACGGCCGACTGCACAGGCGGTGACAGGTGGTTCAAGTACACGGCCACGCGCGATGGGAAGATAACCATAAGCAACTGTGGGCTAACCGGCGATGATACAGCGCTTGGTATCTACACCGATTGCGGGTCCTATCCGGTATACTATGAAAATTACTGTGGTAGAGGACAGCGCCTAGTAAAGCTACAAGGACAGGTTGGCATAACCTACTACATTAGATGGTATGACTACAGTTCTGGCACCTTTGATTGGACCCTGAGCGAGGAGGACTGGGTTCCAGGGGAGACATGCACGACGGCCATAGAAGCGGTAGCTGGGACGAATACGGCCGACTGCACAGGCGGTGACAGGTGGTTCAAGTACACGGCCACGCGCGATGGGAAGATAACCATAAGCAACTGTGGGCTAACCGGCGATAATACAGGGCTTGAAATCTACACCGATTGCGGGTCCTATCCGGTATACTATGAAAATTACTGTGGTAGCGGACAGCGCCTAGTAAAGCTACAAGGACAGGTTGGCATAACCTACTACATTAAATGGACTGACGGTAGTTCTGGCACCTTTGATTGGACCCTGAGCGAGGAGGACTGGGGTCCAGGGGAGTCATGCACGACGGCCATAGAAGCGGTAGCAGGGACGAATACGGCCGACTGCACAGGCGGTGACAGGTGGTTCAAGTACACGGCCACGCGCGATGGGAAGATAGCCATAAGCAACTGTGGGCTAACCGGCGATAATACAGGGCTTGATATCTACACCGATTGCAGGTCCTATCCGGTATACTATGGAAATTACTGTGGTAGCGGACAGCGCAAGATTCAGTTTCCTATTCAGGCCGGCACCACCTACTACATTAGATGGACTGTCGGTAGTTCTGGCACCTTTGATTGGACCCTGAGCGAGGAGGACTGGGGTCCAGGGGAGACATGCAAGACGGCCATAGAAGCGGTAGCAGGCACGAATACGGCCGACTGTACAGGTGGTGACCGGTTGTTTAAGTATACAGCAACCATTGACGGAGTTTTAACAGTTTCGACGTGTGGATTAACTAATGGAGACACCTACGTTAAAGTATACGATGAATGTGGTGGGCTTGAAATCGGTAGAAGTGATGATTATTGTGGATATCAGTCCCAACTTAGTATCCCTGTTACTTTGGGAAATATTTATTACATTAAATGGGATGATTCTTGGTATTCTGGACAGTTTGATTGGTCAATTAGCTTAAAACCAAATACCCCAGCTAACCTGTCAATAAACAACGTTACGCAAACAGGTTTTACACTACAATGGCAGGAGGTACCTGGCGCTGATGGATATATTATTGATATAGCAACAGACGAAGAATTTACAAGTTTTGTTAGTGGGTATGCAGGTAAAGAGGTGTTAAATGAAAACTCCGCAGAAATAACTGGTTTAACTCCAAATACTACATACTACATACGTATTAAAAGTTTCGAGGGCAGTGATGAAAGCGATTACAGCAGTCCCTATGCAGCCACTACGATCAAGGTAGTTCCCCAGGCTCCAGTTGCTTTTGCGGCGAGCGATGTTACAAGTGCAGGCTTTACTGCCAGCTGGGGTTCAGTAACCGAAGCCGATGGATACAAGATAGACGTATCATCAGATGCAGACTTCTCGAGCTTTGTACTCGGGTACAATGGCAGGGATGTTCAGGGAGCCACAAGCCACGATGTGCAAGGCCTTTCGGCAAATACCACCTACTACTACCGGGTAAGGGCATACAATAATGGAGGTGATAGTGATTTTAGTAACATTATCACAGTAACCACACTTTCTACAGGTATCAATCCAAACTCTTACAATGCAGTAAGTGTATTCCCTAATCCTTCGGATGGAATATTTAACGTTGACCTTGGTGGTTCTCGAAATGCAACAGTTCAAGTTATTGATTTAACTGGAAGGATAGTTAAACAGTTTGAAGTAAAAAATCAATCAACCTTCAAACTAAATATTGAATCCAAAGGTTTGTACCTGTTAAGAATTAGAGTGGACAAAACAACAGCTGAATTTAAAGTTTCAGTTCAGTAA
- a CDS encoding zinc metallopeptidase, with translation MSIYLIMIIFFVLSFMVSMQLKAKFARYSRIMLPRGLSGKEVAELMLHNHGIYDVRVTSVPGELTDHYNPVNKTVNLSPDVYHGRSIAAAAVAAHECGHAIQHAQSYAFLQMRSALVPIVSVASRWVQWVLLAGIILLQSMPSILLIGVAMLGITTLFSFITLPVEMDASRRALAWLNSSGLTFGDSSIYARDALKWAALTYVVAALGSLATLLYYIGLLNSNDD, from the coding sequence ATGAGCATCTACCTGATAATGATAATCTTCTTTGTTTTAAGCTTCATGGTTTCCATGCAGCTTAAAGCAAAATTTGCTCGTTATTCAAGAATAATGTTGCCTCGCGGGCTAAGCGGCAAAGAGGTAGCAGAACTAATGCTTCATAACCATGGTATATATGACGTAAGGGTAACATCTGTTCCTGGTGAGCTTACCGACCATTACAATCCTGTAAATAAAACGGTGAACCTCAGCCCCGATGTTTACCACGGAAGGAGCATTGCCGCCGCCGCAGTGGCAGCACACGAATGTGGCCATGCCATACAGCATGCCCAGAGCTATGCCTTTCTGCAAATGCGTTCGGCCTTAGTACCTATTGTTAGTGTTGCATCGCGTTGGGTACAATGGGTTTTGCTTGCGGGCATTATACTACTTCAATCCATGCCAAGTATTTTACTAATTGGTGTTGCTATGCTTGGGATTACTACGTTATTTAGCTTCATCACTCTTCCGGTTGAAATGGATGCCTCACGCAGGGCATTGGCATGGTTAAACTCATCGGGTTTAACTTTTGGTGATAGCTCAATATACGCTCGCGATGCGCTGAAATGGGCTGCACTTACCTATGTTGTGGCTGCACTTGGCTCATTGGCTACGCTTCTTTACTACATTGGATTGCTGAATAGCAACGATGATTAA
- a CDS encoding SDR family NAD(P)-dependent oxidoreductase, giving the protein MRTALITGATSGIGKATALRLAQDEFNLIITGRRLERLEELKKEIEVKYKKDVLILNFDIRNLDEVNKAIDSLPKHWRKIDVLINNAGLAVGLNHIQDGIIDDWERMIDTNIKGVLYITRKVAPMMIEQGKGHIVNIGSIAGTQVYENGNVYCATKHAMHALSQGMRQDMLKHNIKVSEIRPGLLETEFSMVRFKGDVEKAKSTYQGLTPLFAEDIAEAIHFVLTRPAHVCINDIEVTPVAQANAYYVNRNL; this is encoded by the coding sequence ATGAGAACTGCATTAATAACTGGAGCAACATCGGGTATAGGTAAGGCAACTGCTTTACGCCTTGCACAAGATGAATTCAACCTAATCATTACAGGTCGTCGACTAGAACGGCTAGAAGAATTGAAAAAAGAAATTGAAGTAAAGTACAAAAAAGATGTACTTATTCTAAATTTTGATATTCGAAACCTAGATGAGGTAAATAAAGCTATTGATTCACTTCCTAAACATTGGAGAAAAATTGACGTACTTATTAATAATGCTGGACTAGCTGTTGGCTTAAACCATATTCAAGATGGCATTATTGATGATTGGGAAAGGATGATTGACACCAATATTAAAGGTGTACTGTACATTACCCGCAAAGTTGCTCCAATGATGATTGAACAGGGCAAGGGCCATATTGTTAACATCGGCTCAATTGCAGGTACACAAGTATACGAGAATGGCAATGTATATTGTGCTACCAAGCACGCCATGCACGCCCTTTCACAGGGCATGAGGCAAGATATGTTAAAGCATAATATTAAGGTATCAGAAATTAGACCTGGCCTGCTAGAAACCGAATTTTCAATGGTTCGATTTAAAGGCGATGTAGAAAAAGCTAAAAGCACCTACCAAGGGCTAACCCCACTATTTGCTGAAGATATAGCAGAGGCCATTCATTTTGTGCTAACCCGTCCAGCACATGTTTGCATAAACGATATAGAGGTTACTCCAGTAGCACAAGCTAATGCATACTATGTAAACAGAAATTTGTAG
- the purL gene encoding phosphoribosylformylglycinamidine synthase subunit PurL translates to MSNQTVTVETAKELGLLPEEFEMIKKYLGRTPNFTELSIYSVMWSEHASYKNSIKWLKTLPRKGSAILAEAGTENAGLVDIGNGLACAFKIESHNHPCAVEPYQGAATGVGGINRDIFTMGARPVAQLNSLRFGNIKLDRTRWIMKGVVKGIGDYGNAFGIPVLAGEVFFDDCYNTNPLVNAMSVGIVEKDKVVSAVSKGKGNPVYIVGSATGKDGIHGATFASANITEESAEDIPSIQVGDPFQEKILLEATQEVIRTGALVGMQDMGAAGIICSTSEMSEKGSHGMRIELDKVPLRQKNMEAWEILLSESQERMLMVVQKGRESEIENVLDKWDISYAVIGEVTEGDFLEFYHHGELVAKVPASTLVLGGGAPVYDREYREPKYFKEFKKFDMSKVPEPSDLIDVAHKIISQPNIASKRWVFEQYDTMIGTGNMTTNFPSDAGVYNLKGTNNALVMTVDCNSRYVKADPYVGAMIAVAEAARNISCTGAKPLAITNCLNFGNPYNPEVYWQFVQAIKGMGEACKKFDTPVTGGNVSFYNQSSIGDKEEAVFPTPTIGMIGLLDNKNHHTTLAFKEKGHMIYLVGKSVNDLASSEYLYSYHGIKESPAPYFDIEEEFEMQKTIRELISHNLVQSAHDVSDGGLFVALLESAMPRNLGFDITTDAEIRTDAFLFGEAQGRVVVSVSPSRETQFIDYMVSSKIPFTALGHVTKSEVRVDDISFGFISDLKNIYDTALEKLINE, encoded by the coding sequence ATGTCAAACCAAACTGTAACCGTTGAAACAGCCAAAGAGTTAGGCCTTTTGCCAGAGGAGTTCGAAATGATAAAAAAATATTTAGGGCGTACTCCTAATTTTACTGAATTAAGTATTTACTCGGTGATGTGGTCGGAGCACGCATCGTATAAGAATTCAATAAAATGGTTAAAGACTTTGCCTCGGAAAGGCTCGGCCATACTTGCAGAAGCAGGAACCGAGAATGCTGGCTTGGTTGATATTGGTAATGGTTTGGCATGTGCGTTTAAAATTGAATCGCACAATCACCCCTGTGCAGTTGAGCCATACCAGGGTGCTGCAACTGGTGTTGGGGGAATTAATCGCGACATATTTACCATGGGTGCGAGGCCTGTTGCTCAGCTTAATTCCTTACGTTTTGGAAATATTAAACTCGATCGTACTCGTTGGATTATGAAGGGTGTGGTTAAAGGTATTGGCGACTATGGCAATGCTTTTGGAATACCCGTTCTGGCTGGTGAAGTTTTTTTTGACGATTGTTATAACACTAACCCCTTAGTAAATGCCATGTCGGTTGGCATTGTCGAAAAGGACAAGGTTGTTTCTGCAGTTTCAAAAGGGAAAGGTAATCCAGTTTATATTGTTGGTTCTGCAACAGGAAAAGATGGTATACATGGTGCTACATTTGCTTCAGCTAATATTACAGAGGAATCTGCCGAGGATATTCCATCAATACAGGTAGGTGACCCATTCCAGGAAAAGATTCTCCTGGAGGCAACTCAAGAGGTTATCAGAACGGGTGCTCTAGTTGGCATGCAGGATATGGGTGCTGCTGGCATTATTTGTTCTACCTCTGAGATGTCCGAAAAGGGTAGTCATGGAATGCGAATCGAATTGGATAAGGTGCCCTTGCGACAGAAAAACATGGAAGCATGGGAAATTCTCCTATCCGAATCCCAAGAACGAATGTTAATGGTTGTTCAAAAAGGTCGCGAGTCGGAAATTGAGAATGTCCTTGATAAATGGGATATTAGCTATGCGGTTATCGGAGAGGTTACAGAAGGCGATTTTCTTGAGTTTTATCATCATGGAGAACTTGTAGCCAAAGTACCTGCATCTACTCTTGTTCTAGGTGGAGGAGCTCCTGTTTACGATAGAGAATATCGTGAACCAAAATATTTCAAGGAGTTTAAGAAGTTTGATATGTCCAAGGTTCCTGAACCTTCTGACTTAATTGATGTTGCACACAAAATCATTTCTCAACCAAACATTGCTTCGAAGCGTTGGGTATTTGAGCAGTATGATACCATGATTGGAACAGGTAACATGACAACCAACTTTCCTTCCGATGCTGGTGTTTATAACCTTAAAGGTACTAATAATGCTCTTGTAATGACTGTGGATTGTAACTCACGTTATGTTAAAGCCGATCCATATGTAGGGGCAATGATTGCGGTGGCCGAGGCTGCTAGAAATATTTCGTGTACTGGTGCTAAGCCTCTTGCTATTACCAACTGTTTAAACTTTGGTAATCCATACAATCCTGAGGTTTACTGGCAATTTGTTCAGGCCATTAAGGGAATGGGTGAGGCTTGTAAAAAATTTGATACACCTGTAACAGGTGGTAACGTAAGTTTTTACAACCAGTCCTCTATTGGCGATAAGGAGGAGGCTGTATTCCCAACTCCAACTATTGGCATGATTGGATTGCTCGATAATAAGAATCATCATACTACACTTGCATTTAAGGAGAAGGGCCATATGATTTACCTGGTAGGTAAATCGGTTAATGATTTAGCCTCATCTGAATACTTGTATAGCTATCACGGCATAAAGGAATCGCCTGCCCCATACTTTGATATTGAGGAGGAGTTTGAGATGCAAAAAACTATTCGTGAACTCATCTCTCATAACCTTGTTCAGTCTGCTCATGATGTGTCCGATGGTGGATTGTTTGTAGCTCTACTAGAAAGCGCAATGCCTCGTAACTTAGGTTTTGATATTACTACTGATGCTGAGATTAGGACCGATGCCTTTCTTTTTGGGGAAGCCCAAGGTAGGGTAGTTGTTTCTGTTTCGCCTTCACGCGAGACCCAGTTTATCGATTATATGGTTTCTAGCAAGATCCCATTTACTGCTTTAGGCCATGTTACTAAGTCTGAGGTTCGTGTAGATGATATTTCTTTTGGTTTCATCTCTGACCTGAAGAACATCTACGATACTGCTTTAGAGAAACTTATTAATGAATAA
- the ubiE gene encoding bifunctional demethylmenaquinone methyltransferase/2-methoxy-6-polyprenyl-1,4-benzoquinol methylase UbiE, with translation MGKVDKSSSKVAAMFNSIAPKYDFLNHFLSLGIDRIWRRKLVNRILKDSPEMVLDVATGTADLAIALAKRNSRVRITGIDISDAMIAIGENKVKTAMLHNRIDLKVASALKIPFPDNHFDAAMVAFGVRNFENLAQGLKEIYRVLMPNSVFAVLEFSMPKTWPFNLIYRFYFKTFLPWIGGLVSGNRQAYSYLPDSVVEFPQGQDFVEILKSIGFDKVDIKTQTFGVATIYIAKKSTL, from the coding sequence TTGGGAAAGGTTGATAAATCCAGCAGTAAGGTTGCTGCAATGTTCAATAGCATTGCGCCAAAGTACGATTTTCTTAATCACTTTCTTAGCCTAGGGATTGATAGGATTTGGAGGCGAAAATTGGTTAATCGTATTTTGAAAGATAGTCCAGAAATGGTTCTTGATGTAGCCACTGGTACTGCCGACCTTGCCATAGCTCTTGCTAAAAGAAATTCAAGGGTTAGAATTACTGGTATCGATATTTCCGACGCAATGATTGCTATAGGCGAGAATAAGGTTAAAACGGCAATGTTGCATAATAGAATTGACCTCAAAGTAGCATCTGCTCTGAAAATACCTTTCCCCGACAATCACTTTGATGCCGCAATGGTAGCTTTTGGTGTAAGAAATTTTGAGAATTTGGCTCAGGGCCTAAAGGAGATTTATAGGGTTTTAATGCCAAACAGCGTGTTTGCGGTTTTAGAGTTCTCAATGCCTAAAACTTGGCCTTTTAATCTTATCTATCGATTTTATTTTAAAACTTTCTTGCCATGGATAGGTGGGTTGGTTTCAGGCAATAGGCAAGCATATAGTTACTTACCCGATTCTGTGGTGGAATTTCCTCAAGGCCAAGATTTTGTGGAAATATTAAAATCAATTGGTTTTGATAAGGTCGATATTAAAACGCAAACCTTTGGAGTCGCTACAATTTATATTGCCAAAAAATCAACTTTATAA
- the porT gene encoding type IX secretion/gliding motility protein PorT/SprT, translating to MKRVVVGILFTFVFCGVAWSQVRRPIVLNDPDYDVSKPLKFGFSIGINLMDFDVENRINQFNVDGSLYFAEVTHISPGLNVNAIGDLRLSESVHLRFLPGYSFGQRDVNFFKVDTASNLGIATTMQMESNFIDLPIGIKFLSERNSNVRPYLYLGTDFRIDLAAYKRLKVEKGVLLRLQKFDYYYEIGFGIDFFLQYFKFSTEIKWSAGMLNMLSNDYVDEGKAFHEAIGGLRSKFLIISFHFE from the coding sequence TTGAAAAGAGTAGTTGTAGGCATATTATTCACTTTTGTTTTTTGTGGAGTTGCTTGGTCGCAGGTGAGAAGACCTATAGTGTTAAACGACCCTGATTATGATGTTTCTAAACCCCTCAAGTTTGGATTTTCCATTGGTATTAACTTAATGGATTTTGATGTAGAAAATAGAATAAATCAGTTTAATGTTGATGGTTCATTATATTTTGCCGAGGTAACACATATTTCACCAGGCCTTAATGTTAATGCTATTGGCGATTTACGATTATCAGAGAGCGTACATCTCAGGTTCTTACCGGGCTATTCGTTTGGTCAACGCGATGTTAATTTCTTCAAGGTTGACACTGCAAGCAATCTTGGAATAGCTACAACCATGCAAATGGAGTCTAATTTTATCGACCTGCCAATTGGTATTAAATTTCTTTCTGAACGAAATAGCAATGTTAGACCATACCTATATCTTGGTACCGATTTTAGAATTGACCTTGCTGCATATAAAAGGTTAAAGGTTGAGAAAGGAGTATTGTTGCGATTACAAAAATTTGATTACTATTACGAAATCGGTTTTGGAATCGATTTTTTCCTTCAATACTTTAAATTTTCAACCGAGATAAAATGGTCGGCTGGCATGCTAAACATGCTATCGAACGATTATGTTGATGAAGGAAAGGCCTTTCACGAGGCTATTGGTGGGCTTCGGTCTAAATTCCTTATCATCTCATTTCACTTTGAGTAG